ATAATTGATAACGAAGTTACACTTTTTCCACAACCTGATTCTCCGACAATGCCAAGAACTTCTCCTTCTTTTAAATGAAAGTCAATACGATCCACTGCCGGTATTTCTCCTGAGTCCGTGAAAAAAGTAGTCTGTAGGTTTTTCACTTGAAGAACGGATTTTCGATCATCCACCAGATCACCCTTTTCTAATCCTATATTGGTATTCTGATTAATTCATATATTGATAATTATACTAATAATATATAATATTACAACAGAGATTTAATATTATTATTTTTTGTAATAAAAAAACGTTATCGAAGTCCCGTAAAAGGACGACGATAACGTCTACTAATTTAAATGTGTTGAACTTGGAATAAACCGAAATAAATTCCTTCTCGTTTCATTAATTCCTTATGTGTACCCATTTCTTTCACTTCGCCTGCATCGACTACAAAAATCTTATCGGCATGCGTAATGGTCGATAATCTGTGGGCGACCACAAGTGTTGTTCTTTCATGCGCCAGAACCTCTAGTGAATCTTGAATGAGTGCTTCACTCTCAAGATCTAATGCCGAGGTGGCTTCGTCTAAAATAAGAAGTGGTGGATTTTTCAAGAATACGCGCGCTATAGCTATGCGTTGTTTCTGACCTCCTGACAGTTTAACGCCGCGCTCGCCGACAGTCGTTTCATACCCTTCTGGAAGTTCTTGGATGAATTCATGCGCATTTGCTGCAACTGCAGCGGCAATGACTTCTTCATCCGTTGCATCGGGTTTCCCCATTAAAATATTACTTTTCACGGAATCGCTAAATAAAATACTGTCTTGCAAGACAATCCCGATTTGATCTCGTAATGATTTCACTTGAATATCTCGGATATCATACCCATCGATTCGAACCGCGCCATTTTTCACATCATGAAAACGTGGGATCAACCCGACAATTGTCGATTTCCCCCCACCGCTCATCCCCACGAATGCGACTGTTTCGCCGGGATTCGCTTTGAAACTAATGCCTTTCAATACTTCTTCTCCGTTTTCCTCATAGGAGAAACTGACATTATCGAACTCGATTTCGCCATTAATTTCAGGAAGTGGAACTGCATTCTCTTTATCTGTTATGTCGTACTTTTCTTCCATTAATTCAAAAACGCGGTCCATGGATGCAAATGATTGTGTCAGCGATGTTGAGGAATTCACGAGTCTGCGAAGCGGACTATATACGCGCTCAATAAATGCGATAAACGCAACCATCGTACCAACTGAAAGATTCCCGTTAATGACTTGGTATCCGGCATATCCAATAACGAGGAGCGGCGCAACATCGGTAATCGTATTGACAACCGCAAAAGCTTTCGCATTCCATCTTGTATGATCGATCGCCTTTTCTAAAAAAGTTCCATTCGTCTCATTGAATCGTTCCTGCTCGACATCTTCTAAGGCAAAACTTTTGATAACGCTGACTCCTGAAACGCGTTCGTGTAAATAGCTTTGGACGTCCGCAAGTGCCTGTGATCGTTTCCGAGTCAAGATACGCAGTTTTCCAAAGAAATGCTTTACGCTATAACCGTAAAACGGAAATGCAAGAAGCGTTACGATTGTTAGCGGAATATCCATCGTCAACATGATTCCAACTGCAATAAGAATCGTTGCCAAGTCGAGCCAAACGTTCATGAGTCCTATCATGACGAAGTTTCTTGTTTGCTCAACATCATTAATGACACGTGAAATGACTTCGCCTGCGCGCGTATTCGAATAATAGCGCAGGCTAAGCTTTTGTAAATGTGAATAAAGGTTTTCACGAATATCATATAAGATTTTATTGCTCACATACTGAGCATAATATTGCCGGTAGTACTCAACTGGAGGACGAACGATAAAGAATACCAACATTGTTCCTCCGACCCAGTAAAATAATTGTTTCGTTGCTTCCTGCGCTGATAAGCTTGTTGAACCGATAATATCATCAATGACAATTTTCATTAATAGCGGCATGAAAAGCGGTATAGCGAACTTAATGATACCTATGACTAAAGTTAGTAATATCAACCATTTGTATGGCTTAACAAATTTTAAATAACGTTTAATACTGCCACCCATCAATTTTCCTCCTACTAGAACAAAAGCGCAAGGCGCCCGTCTAGCCCCGACAGGCATAAGCAATCCGGCGACGTGGCCGATCTTTGCCGAGGAAGAATGCAGTTCAATTCTTCCCAGCCGGATTGCTTATGACCCGAGGGGCTGGCGCCTGGAGCTAGATGTGAAATCTTTATGTTAGAAGATATCCACAGTACATAATTTTATGGTTTCTCAAGCTACAAGAAAGCTTATTCGTTGTGCGGCGGTTTCTCACTGCTCCGAATTTTCTTTTGAAATTCATATCTTGCCGTCCATGCTTGAATGAAGTCAGGAGCAAACGGACCGCGTCGTTGCTTTATCCAGCTCAATAATTTATCAAGATTATTGTACAATATTTGATCGATGACATCTGGATAGTTCATCTGTTTTTTATGTTCTTCATATTCATCTTCATCTAAAATCATGTAACTCATATCCGGAAATACTTTTACATCCAGATCGTAATCGATATATTTCAGCGTTTTGTTATTGTAAACAAATGGAGAGCTCATATTAATGTAATAATAAACACCATCTTCTCTAAGCATGCAAATAATATTAAACCAATACTCCGCATGGAAATAACAAATTGACGGTTCCCGTGTTACCCACGTTCGTCCATCCGCTTCCGTGACAAGTGTCCGTTCGTTGCCGCCGATTACAATATTGCGGGTCCCTTTTAATACGGTTGTTTCCTGCCAGACGCGGTGGATATTTCCATCATGTTTATAACTATGTACTTGTATTGTTTCTCCTTCCTTAGGAATCACCATTTTTCATCCCACCTTTTCGTTACCCTAAAGTTTCGATACGCTTATATGATTTCACTAGTATATCAATAGAACCTTCAAAGATGAAACCATAGCATTTGAATTTTCCATATTTAGCCTCAGGGAAACAAAAATACCGGCAGAAGCAATAGCTTCTGCCGGCAGGTGATGTCCATCCACTTACTTAGAACCGTTTTCGAATCGATTAGCACGCATGCCTGAAGACTGTTGTTGCTTTTTTGCTTCAGACTGCTGGTTTTGTTTCCTAACCTGATTTAAATCAGTTTCGGATCCAAATTCCTCACCCATCGGATTTTGAGATTGTCCTTGTAATGATTGCTGGTTTTGTTGCCTAACTTGGTTCGCGTTAGTTTGATTCGGGTTTTGGTTTTTAGTCATGGATATTCACCTCCGTGCTCCTTAACATGTGCAGGAAATTATTTTTTATTCGTCGAATTTTTATTTACATGACGATTGATCGACCGCCGTCCACAATAATCGTTTGACCGCATATCATGTTGGAGTCATCCGATATTAGGAACATCGCTGTTTTCACCATGTCTTCGATTTCTACCATGCGTCCTGCTGGTGTATTTTTTCGGGCATCATCAAGTAGTTCTTCACGATTCGGAAAATGTTTTAACGCATCCGTGTCGAGCGCGCCACCGGATACGGAGTTCACACTAATTCCTTTTGGCGCGAATTCGACCGCTAGATAACGCGTTAACGATTCGATTGCTGCTTTCGATACGCCGATCGTTGTGTAATTTTCAAGATAGCGGATTGAACCGAGCGAACTAACACCAATAATTTTACCGCCGTTATCCATGAGTTTAGCTGCTTCTTGCGCGCCGAATAACATCGCTTTCGCGTTAATGTTCATCGTCCAATCCCAGTGTGATTCTTCAAGCTCCATAATCGGTCGCAAAACGCCTGATGCTGCGTTTGAAACAAACACATCCAGCCGTCCAAATTCTTCTTTAACTTGCTCAAACATTGCACGAAGTTTTTTTACGTCCCCCACATTTGCACGGAGCATAATTGCTTTTCTGCCAAGTGCTTCGATTTCTTTTACAGTTTCTTCAGCAGCTGACTTGCTGCGAGCATAGTTAACGACAATGTCGTACCCGTTTTTCGCAAGTTCGATCGCCAAAGCTTTCCCTAATCCTCTGGAACTCCCAGTTACCATAGCTACTTTATCTTCAGTCATTTTAAAATTCCTCCATTTTTAAGTGATTCCCATATTTTTATAATCGGAACAGGTTTGGGCAAAGATTCGACTTCCTCTTCGGTGAAAAATTGATAGCCATCCGGAACTGTTTCCTCTTCGTCTACTCGTGCACGAAAGCTTTTCATTTCCCATGTTATATGAGTGAAA
This genomic window from Sporosarcina sp. Marseille-Q4063 contains:
- a CDS encoding DUF402 domain-containing protein, with translation MVIPKEGETIQVHSYKHDGNIHRVWQETTVLKGTRNIVIGGNERTLVTEADGRTWVTREPSICYFHAEYWFNIICMLREDGVYYYINMSSPFVYNNKTLKYIDYDLDVKVFPDMSYMILDEDEYEEHKKQMNYPDVIDQILYNNLDKLLSWIKQRRGPFAPDFIQAWTARYEFQKKIRSSEKPPHNE
- the fabL gene encoding enoyl-[acyl-carrier-protein] reductase FabL, which codes for MTEDKVAMVTGSSRGLGKALAIELAKNGYDIVVNYARSKSAAEETVKEIEALGRKAIMLRANVGDVKKLRAMFEQVKEEFGRLDVFVSNAASGVLRPIMELEESHWDWTMNINAKAMLFGAQEAAKLMDNGGKIIGVSSLGSIRYLENYTTIGVSKAAIESLTRYLAVEFAPKGISVNSVSGGALDTDALKHFPNREELLDDARKNTPAGRMVEIEDMVKTAMFLISDDSNMICGQTIIVDGGRSIVM
- a CDS encoding gamma-type small acid-soluble spore protein, whose amino-acid sequence is MTKNQNPNQTNANQVRQQNQQSLQGQSQNPMGEEFGSETDLNQVRKQNQQSEAKKQQQSSGMRANRFENGSK
- a CDS encoding ABC transporter ATP-binding protein, whose protein sequence is MGGSIKRYLKFVKPYKWLILLTLVIGIIKFAIPLFMPLLMKIVIDDIIGSTSLSAQEATKQLFYWVGGTMLVFFIVRPPVEYYRQYYAQYVSNKILYDIRENLYSHLQKLSLRYYSNTRAGEVISRVINDVEQTRNFVMIGLMNVWLDLATILIAVGIMLTMDIPLTIVTLLAFPFYGYSVKHFFGKLRILTRKRSQALADVQSYLHERVSGVSVIKSFALEDVEQERFNETNGTFLEKAIDHTRWNAKAFAVVNTITDVAPLLVIGYAGYQVINGNLSVGTMVAFIAFIERVYSPLRRLVNSSTSLTQSFASMDRVFELMEEKYDITDKENAVPLPEINGEIEFDNVSFSYEENGEEVLKGISFKANPGETVAFVGMSGGGKSTIVGLIPRFHDVKNGAVRIDGYDIRDIQVKSLRDQIGIVLQDSILFSDSVKSNILMGKPDATDEEVIAAAVAANAHEFIQELPEGYETTVGERGVKLSGGQKQRIAIARVFLKNPPLLILDEATSALDLESEALIQDSLEVLAHERTTLVVAHRLSTITHADKIFVVDAGEVKEMGTHKELMKREGIYFGLFQVQHI